The nucleotide window ATTGATACTCATATCAACTGTTTCTTCAAACATACCAACTGAACCAGTTTCCACCCTAATTTTCTCACCTGGCTCTAACTCCATAATATGACATTCACCATCTATTTCAACAAACGCATGTCCCTCTCCAGAAAGTTTTTGAAGAATAAATCCTTCTCCTCCAAAAAACCCAGTTCCAATTTTCTTTTGAAAAGCAACGTCATAATCAACAGTTTCTTCAGCACAAAGGAAAGAACGTTTCTGACACAAAACACTTTTTTCCTCAACATCAACCTTTAAAATCTCCCCTGGATAAGTATGTCCAAACGAAACTTGAGCCCCATCTTCTCTAGCTTCAAAGAAATTTAAAAACGTCCCACCACCCGATATCCTTCTTTTTAAAGCCTTTGTAATCCCGCCCTTAGATTTAGTATCCATATCTACTTTCGAATCCATCCACTTCATGTTTCCAGTTTCAGAATAAACCGTTTCACCTTTATCTAACGTGACTTCAACAAAAGGCATAACAGTACCTTTAATCTCATAATTCATACAAAACACCATTTATAACGACCATTATTCTAAAAAAAACATGGCCTAAAAAATAATTCACCCATAAACACTTAAGAACATTGTTTAACATCATTATCTTTGGGGGCAAGATCTTCCTCTCTAAAGAATAGAGGGCTTACTGCTCTCCAGCTCCCCTAAGTGTTAAAAATTAAATCCAAACACAATTGCATTTTGGTGTTATTCAGGGCCTTTGTTTTTTAGTGTTTTCGATTTAATTTATATTGTTTGACGGATATTGAAGTCATAAGTTTGCTGTGGTCTATTTAAGTTTAGGTTGCAGTGTTTGTGTTTTGATTTAAGTAAAGCTGTTATTAGTTTTGGAGTGTTAGTATGATCGATAAAGTTGATTTGGATTACGATCCTGAAGTGATTGAAGGGAGAGTCAGGGAGTTTTGGGAAGAGAATGATGTATATGAGAGGTCAAGGAAGAGAGACCTTGATGTTGAGGAGAGGTTTTATTTTGTTGATGGACCGCCGTATACTACTGGTAGAATTCATTTAGGAACGACTTGGAATAAGATTATAAAGGACGCTGTTCTTCGTTATACTACTCTTAAGGGAGTTCCGGTTATGGATAGGGCTGGCTGGGATATGCATGGCCTTCCAATTGAGGTTAAGGTTGAAAAGGAGTTTGATTTTGAGAGTAAACAGGATATTGAGGATTTTGGTATTGATAACTTTGTTAAGGAGTGTAAAAACTATGCTCTTCAATATAAGGAGAGTATGACGGAGCAGTTTAAGGAGTTGGGGGCTTGGCTTGATTGGGATGACCCCTACATGACTATAAATAATAATTATATTGAGTCTGCTTGGTGGACCCTGAAGCGTGCTGATGAAAGGGGTTTACTTGAGAAGGGA belongs to Methanonatronarchaeum sp. AMET-Sl and includes:
- a CDS encoding TIGR00266 family protein; protein product: MNYEIKGTVMPFVEVTLDKGETVYSETGNMKWMDSKVDMDTKSKGGITKALKRRISGGGTFLNFFEAREDGAQVSFGHTYPGEILKVDVEEKSVLCQKRSFLCAEETVDYDVAFQKKIGTGFFGGEGFILQKLSGEGHAFVEIDGECHIMELEPGEKIRVETGSVGMFEETVDMSINRVKGVKNVLFGGEGMFLTTLEGPGKVWLQTMPIQNLTAEMSKYQES